A segment of the Nasonia vitripennis strain AsymCx chromosome 2, Nvit_psr_1.1, whole genome shotgun sequence genome:
ACTCAAATTTGACTTACATACAACTCCTTGAATTCTAGAAACTGACTCAAAAGCACTTATTTAATTGGCGTTAAGTTCTATAGTATATTTTCCTATGATTTTTGAAGTTGCACGTTCCTTGATTTCCAATTGAAAGTTTACAGTTCTATCATTGTGATGACTTGATGAGCTTACAAATTTACAAACAGCTCCTTTGATTCCTATAATCAGTAACAACTAATTCATGATTCATTGCATTTTTCTATTCTAATTGTaattaatatgaaattttaaaaccaTTACATTTGCTGTATCATAAACTTCTTATCTTACTAGGTTGTATCTCCTATGcattaaaactaaaaaattaacCGGTTGACTGCAGCtatttttatatctttaaaattaGTAGACGTATCTAAGCTAGTAATAATTCTAATTTACTGggtatcaagtggcgcggtagcgccacgaaggcgagtttgaaagCCTGTGGCGaccgcgacactatttacttctatattgggttttcaaattttcaatttcaataaatacaaatatttacattattgtatCTGAATTTTTTTGGAGTATAATCATATTTGTATGCTTAACTATGATTTCTAATCGAGATATTGGCAAGAAAGCAGTTTTTTTCCTAataaacgagaatgtctcaaCAAAAATGCTCAAATACGTTTGGGATTCTTCAGCCCGAAAATGTTCAGACCATGAAGTTAGCCGCACACATATTATACTTATACAGACCAGCGGCCAGCGTTACTACGggtgtaattttattttttttatttcatattttatttacaaattagAGAGTAAATAAGAGTCAAAGAAAATTATGGACTCTTctacaatattaaatatatatatgaccGATGAGGCAATGGAGGAGTTGGAAGATCGTAATCCAACCACGTAAGTTTGTTCGAGGTTATTTTATACACTTTTGGTATTGATTAATATATGCAAGTAATTTTCTAATTAATATTTACAGAAACATCGTAGGATATGTAGACGCAATTATGGCTCCTTCTCCAGCTGGCGCAACTAAagatatattatttaaatttattctgtCAAATGACAGAAAAAGAATTCCAATCTTCATATGGAATCCGCTTCttatcaataaatattataaagaGATATGTTCTAGTAGGgtaagtataattttatatatttcctTAAAAAACTCAATATTAgccaatttttttaagagtCTGTCTAGGCGGCGTCATTTCGCGTATTCGAAGCCTctttcgcgtacgcgaaaTGACGCCGCCTAGACAgactctttttttaaatatcttagttgtacattttttgtttcaatAGGTAGTTGATATCAATGGTGGTTTCTGCCGAGCAGTTAATAGAACCTTGAAAGATGATTTGATTCCATATGAAAtagtaataaaagaaaatacacaACTTTTTTTGGGATATCACTCGTTGTCAGGTGTAAAGACAAATGAAGTCCAAAAGTCAACTTTTGATACGATACACGCCCTTCAGGGATTAATCGGTAATTAtattaattcttttaatcaaCAACTTCATTTCTTTACAAACATATACTTATGTCTttcatttattcattttttagaaatttctgGTCACATACGTACCAAATTTTACTTAAATCACAACCGAAGTGGACAGATTTCTTACGGCTTAGGAGCCATTACAAATGGGGTTAAGAAAATAACAATTCAGGTAAAGCAGTTTGTGGAGAGTCAATTGGAATTGGGTGATTTTGTTACTGTGACAGGAACTGTGCAAGGGCAAGGTTTGTCTACTatatcttctttttctttgaaatttaatttattgtttaataaCATTCATTTTTTTGCCGATACCCTTGTCACTGTTTTTTGCAACAGCATGACTGATATTACATATCATCCGGAAACAGAAGTATTACCAGCAGAAGCCTTAAAGCGTGGTTGTAGGCCAGTTAAAAGAATTCGTTCAACCGAATAGGCATGTCGATTACACTTGCTATCTTTTTACATACAGTTCGTTTCACTTTTTTTTGACtattcaaaaatattgttataattaaaagtaataaatagtAAACTT
Coding sequences within it:
- the LOC116416159 gene encoding uncharacterized protein LOC116416159 isoform X3, producing MDSSTILNIYMTDEAMEELEDRNPTTNIVGYVDAIMAPSPAGATKDILFKFILSNDRKRIPIFIWNPLLINKYYKEICSSRVVDINGGFCRAVNRTLKDDLIPYEIVIKENTQLFLGYHSLSGVKTNEVQKSTFDTIHALQGLIEISGHIRTKFYLNHNRSGQISYGLGAITNGVKKITIQVKQFVESQLELGDFVTVTGTVQGQA
- the LOC116416159 gene encoding uncharacterized protein LOC116416159 isoform X1, which gives rise to MDSSTILNIYMTDEAMEELEDRNPTTNIVGYVDAIMAPSPAGATKDILFKFILSNDRKRIPIFIWNPLLINKYYKEICSSRVVDINGGFCRAVNRTLKDDLIPYEIVIKENTQLFLGYHSLSGVKTNEVQKSTFDTIHALQGLIEISGHIRTKFYLNHNRSGQISYGLGAITNGVKKITIQVKQFVESQLELGDFVTVTGTVQGQDADKTMPCRCRDKREREREKKRLCGKYIITLPNLTYYQRLKPSIEQLGKQCPCNTMRVPRVTTARQCNR
- the LOC116416159 gene encoding uncharacterized protein LOC116416159 isoform X2, translated to MDSSTILNIYMTDEAMEELEDRNPTTNIVGYVDAIMAPSPAGATKDILFKFILSNDRKRIPIFIWNPLLINKYYKEICSSRVVDINGGFCRAVNRTLKDDLIPYEIVIKENTQLFLGYHSLSGVKTNEVQKSTFDTIHALQGLIEISGHIRTKFYLNHNRSGQISYGLGAITNGVKKITIQVKQFVESQLELGDFVTVTGTVQGQESENISSS